One stretch of Nocardia mangyaensis DNA includes these proteins:
- a CDS encoding MlaD family protein: MGVALLASVLVYVVPFGKSTYWAEMSELGSIKVGDDVRIAGVPVGAVKSIELRRKDVRVSFTIDDDIFIGDQTSLDVRMLTLIGGHYLAVTSAGTSSLRAPIPSDRVRLPYSLGRTFQDAAQPIADIEGDTLRQNLTNMNRAIASGPAGIQRAVDAFTSLVEILDRQSRDVSETLAMADEYISAINNSKAILGELIASVNLMETVGLGKRAEIFEAVRLMEQLLSRIAALEPVYRSRLDSIARGLAEIIPELNRLGEGMGQIITSTRDLMSRLQPIASSEDGIVIDQSASVVVAQSVCIPVPGKDC, translated from the coding sequence ATGGGTGTCGCGTTGCTAGCGAGCGTTTTGGTGTACGTGGTGCCATTCGGCAAGTCGACGTACTGGGCCGAGATGTCGGAACTCGGGTCCATTAAGGTCGGCGATGACGTCCGTATCGCCGGTGTTCCGGTCGGTGCCGTGAAATCGATTGAGCTGCGTCGAAAGGACGTCCGCGTGAGCTTTACGATTGACGATGATATTTTCATAGGCGATCAGACAAGTCTCGACGTCCGAATGTTGACTCTGATCGGGGGGCACTATCTCGCCGTGACATCAGCAGGGACTTCATCCCTTCGCGCCCCGATACCTTCTGATAGAGTGCGTCTCCCATACAGCCTCGGTCGGACCTTTCAGGACGCAGCACAGCCGATCGCGGATATTGAGGGCGATACCTTACGGCAGAACTTGACTAACATGAACCGCGCGATCGCTTCCGGGCCGGCAGGGATCCAGCGAGCAGTCGATGCGTTCACATCGCTCGTCGAAATTCTCGACCGTCAGAGTCGAGACGTGTCGGAAACGCTTGCGATGGCCGACGAGTACATCAGTGCGATCAATAACTCGAAGGCGATCCTCGGGGAACTAATCGCAAGTGTCAACCTTATGGAGACGGTGGGGCTCGGCAAAAGGGCTGAGATTTTCGAGGCAGTCCGGTTGATGGAACAGCTTCTGTCTCGGATCGCAGCACTCGAGCCGGTGTACCGGTCAAGGCTGGATTCCATCGCCCGAGGTCTAGCCGAGATCATACCCGAACTGAACCGTCTAGGCGAAGGTATGGGGCAGATCATCACAAGCACTCGGGACTTGATGTCGAGACTGCAGCCGATCGCTTCCTCAGAAGATGGAATCGTTATTGACCAGTCTGCATCAGTTGTCGTTGCGCAGTCGGTTTGTATTCCCGTCCCTGGAAAGGATTGCTAA
- a CDS encoding ABC transporter permease, whose translation MSEMKYTPPRLVKARRTATSLGHRVVPVEPLGFVLNFIWQALSAIPFTLKRYRAETMRAITDMTWGQGSIIVGGGTVPMLVVLGLVIGGSVGVESFATLDLISMGPVSGIVSAFANTRELAPIAAGVGFAAQAGCRITAQIGSMRISEEIDAIESLGLRSIPFVVTTRIIAGAVAIVPTFLIALILSYAACRTVIVQLHGQAAGVYDHYFYQFISGWDITAAVIKVLIFGTAVILIHSYQGFFATGGPEGVGIASGRAVRASFVAIIGLDMVLTILLWGVNSAIEFTG comes from the coding sequence ATGTCGGAGATGAAGTACACCCCCCCGCGGCTAGTGAAGGCCCGGCGAACAGCGACGTCACTCGGGCACCGTGTCGTTCCGGTAGAGCCTCTAGGTTTCGTCCTCAATTTCATCTGGCAGGCATTGTCGGCGATACCGTTCACGCTCAAACGATATCGAGCGGAGACAATGCGCGCGATCACGGATATGACGTGGGGGCAAGGCTCGATCATCGTGGGCGGTGGAACGGTCCCGATGTTGGTGGTGCTGGGGCTGGTCATCGGCGGCTCGGTCGGCGTCGAGTCCTTCGCGACTCTAGACCTCATCAGTATGGGGCCGGTGTCAGGTATTGTCTCAGCCTTCGCCAATACCCGAGAGCTGGCGCCGATCGCGGCAGGAGTCGGATTCGCGGCACAAGCTGGGTGTCGTATAACCGCGCAGATTGGATCGATGCGGATCTCAGAGGAGATCGACGCCATCGAATCGCTTGGATTGCGATCGATACCTTTCGTTGTAACGACCAGGATTATTGCCGGCGCGGTGGCAATCGTTCCGACTTTTCTTATCGCGCTAATCCTCAGCTACGCGGCGTGCCGGACTGTGATCGTCCAGCTGCACGGCCAGGCCGCAGGTGTCTACGATCACTACTTCTATCAATTCATCAGCGGGTGGGATATCACCGCTGCGGTGATCAAAGTTCTTATATTCGGAACGGCTGTAATTTTGATTCACAGTTATCAAGGGTTCTTCGCGACAGGCGGGCCGGAAGGCGTCGGAATTGCGTCCGGCCGCGCCGTCCGGGCAAGTTTTGTGGCGATCATCGGTCTGGACATGGTATTGACCATCCTCTTGTGGGGTGTCAACTCCGCGATCGAATTCACGGGGTGA
- a CDS encoding MCE family protein codes for MNRHGSLLVVVAKLAISVVVIAVLLAAIAQTVQRPVSGGTKQFSSEFVDANGLKSGDDVRMNGVRIGKVLSISLEDGRAIVTFMVERDRDLYENTVLAIRYQSLVGQRYVDVQQSSPVTAELAADSRIGASRTIPSFDITALFNGLEPVLSELSPAAVNKFATNMIAAIEGDGSGIGSVLDSIQTLSSYTMDRQAVITALVANLKKISDHLGGRSTHLVQLVSELSVVVSTLRSKVDGIVEFALMAPDVIAPLNSLLDAIGLTPGSNPDADTLLRTIFPDPQQAVEVLRKLPAMLQTLNSWIPSDSPVVNRNCSNGNVDSPDPFQVMITGQRISICKG; via the coding sequence ATGAACAGGCATGGCAGCCTATTGGTGGTAGTCGCGAAGCTCGCGATTTCTGTAGTCGTGATCGCAGTGCTGCTCGCAGCAATCGCGCAGACTGTGCAACGCCCGGTCTCAGGAGGGACTAAGCAGTTCTCATCGGAATTCGTCGACGCGAACGGTCTCAAGTCCGGAGACGATGTTCGGATGAACGGTGTCCGCATAGGCAAAGTGCTTTCGATCTCACTTGAGGATGGTCGCGCAATCGTTACGTTCATGGTCGAACGCGATCGGGATTTGTACGAGAACACCGTTCTGGCGATACGATATCAGAGTCTGGTCGGCCAGCGTTACGTCGATGTTCAACAATCATCGCCAGTCACTGCGGAGTTGGCAGCAGACAGTAGGATCGGGGCTTCCAGAACTATCCCGTCATTCGACATCACAGCTCTATTCAACGGGCTGGAACCGGTTCTGAGCGAGTTGTCGCCAGCAGCAGTAAATAAATTCGCTACTAATATGATCGCCGCTATAGAAGGAGACGGCTCGGGTATCGGTTCGGTTCTCGACTCTATCCAGACGTTGTCCAGCTATACGATGGACCGACAGGCAGTAATTACCGCGTTGGTGGCCAATCTGAAAAAGATATCTGACCATCTCGGCGGTCGGTCCACACATCTGGTGCAGCTTGTTTCGGAGCTGTCGGTGGTTGTCTCAACGCTACGTAGCAAGGTGGATGGAATCGTCGAATTCGCTCTTATGGCTCCAGACGTGATCGCGCCGCTGAACAGCCTTCTCGACGCGATTGGGTTGACTCCTGGAAGCAACCCGGACGCCGATACGCTGCTGCGGACAATATTTCCAGATCCTCAACAGGCAGTCGAAGTACTCCGAAAACTGCCAGCGATGCTCCAGACCCTGAATAGTTGGATTCCGTCCGATAGTCCTGTCGTCAACCGAAACTGTTCGAACGGGAACGTCGACAGCCCGGATCCTTTCCAGGTGATGATCACGGGACAAAGGATATCGATATGCAAAGGATGA
- a CDS encoding MlaD family protein, whose translation MNRILASRGLISLLGVGAMCTILVAGYFAVLNPPKAMRHYCATMPDAIGLYTGNHVTIRGVRVGTVTHIEPRGEAVQVDFEVDANHSPRGEVSATTLSDTIVADRSLAILDNSESDAEWDPRKCISRTLTPKSMTQTLDALGALAAEIDNGSDPAQRGQLSEEIAALDSSLSGTGPKMNEIIRTLDRALGSSNAAAGHLGALIDSLHSLMNSVAHGWGDIESMITRLAPGLAVIDHGIFARTVSIIDSLRIIVPWLNEITTMFGDQILQGLDATVPLARLASANIGTMRDIVDMAPPLLQAFGDVTDAHSGRPVLTYAAPRVAMPQADADRICAAIGLVAQGRCDTAEDGLTNVSLIPLVLGMAGAR comes from the coding sequence ATGAATAGGATTCTGGCCTCCCGCGGCCTCATATCCCTCCTCGGCGTCGGGGCTATGTGCACGATATTGGTTGCTGGGTATTTCGCGGTACTCAACCCTCCGAAGGCGATGCGGCACTACTGCGCAACCATGCCGGACGCAATTGGACTGTACACCGGAAACCACGTCACCATTCGTGGCGTCAGAGTTGGCACGGTGACGCACATCGAACCTCGTGGCGAAGCGGTGCAGGTTGATTTCGAGGTGGACGCCAACCATTCGCCGCGTGGTGAGGTATCGGCCACTACCCTTTCAGACACCATCGTTGCTGATCGCTCCCTTGCTATTCTCGACAACAGCGAATCCGATGCTGAATGGGATCCCCGAAAGTGCATTTCCCGTACTTTGACTCCGAAGAGCATGACACAGACACTCGATGCGTTGGGTGCCCTCGCAGCAGAAATCGACAATGGGAGTGATCCGGCACAGCGCGGGCAGCTATCCGAGGAAATCGCCGCACTCGACAGCTCGTTGTCCGGCACCGGTCCGAAAATGAATGAAATAATCCGTACACTCGACCGGGCGCTCGGCTCGTCCAACGCTGCCGCCGGACACCTCGGAGCACTCATAGATTCGCTGCACAGCTTGATGAATAGTGTCGCGCATGGATGGGGAGATATCGAATCCATGATCACCCGTCTGGCACCGGGGCTGGCGGTGATCGACCACGGAATCTTCGCGCGAACGGTCTCGATCATCGACTCATTGCGAATTATCGTTCCATGGCTGAACGAAATCACCACGATGTTTGGTGACCAAATCCTCCAAGGTCTCGATGCGACAGTTCCCCTCGCGCGCCTCGCCAGCGCGAATATCGGTACGATGAGGGACATTGTCGACATGGCGCCCCCGCTGCTGCAAGCCTTCGGGGACGTAACCGACGCGCACAGCGGTCGACCCGTTCTGACGTATGCAGCCCCTAGGGTGGCCATGCCCCAAGCTGATGCTGACCGAATATGTGCCGCGATCGGCCTGGTCGCACAGGGCCGTTGCGATACTGCTGAGGACGGTTTGACGAATGTGTCTCTGATTCCCTTGGTGCTCGGAATGGCGGGTGCGCGATGA
- a CDS encoding MlaD family protein — protein sequence MKLSSALSLVAIMSVLILGVGYLTFGVLRIDVFSDSINVTLRVPQAGSLLVGSPILLRGVKVGEIASIEKAERGVEMQLVLESRYRIPATGTATVEDLSGLGEPYIEFVPKNGAGPYLTDGQRLDAVQVVLPRSIPDVAQTVTGLLEQLNPQAISNIVKTLDQALTGTDTVMPRLAASTTLLSETILSRSPAIRSILVDLQTMGADMAWAGPGMAAAGPLWDEAGMWGALIADSIARLARIGTMPDDYLQGNGVVPFLGEVTEYLSRIGPDLQELAPAVQPLADSAAMSMPQIDISDLIARALSATGDSALNVRIGIK from the coding sequence ATGAAACTGAGTTCGGCACTATCCCTTGTTGCGATCATGTCGGTTTTGATTCTGGGCGTCGGTTATCTCACATTCGGTGTATTGCGAATAGATGTCTTCAGTGACTCGATCAACGTGACGTTGCGTGTTCCCCAGGCGGGAAGTCTGCTAGTGGGTTCGCCGATACTCCTACGTGGTGTGAAGGTGGGAGAGATCGCGTCGATAGAGAAAGCTGAACGCGGTGTCGAAATGCAACTAGTCCTCGAGTCGAGATACCGAATTCCGGCAACAGGGACCGCGACAGTCGAAGACCTATCAGGTCTCGGTGAGCCTTATATCGAGTTCGTGCCGAAGAACGGCGCCGGTCCCTACCTAACCGATGGCCAGCGCCTCGACGCGGTGCAAGTAGTACTGCCCCGTTCGATTCCAGACGTGGCGCAGACTGTTACGGGTCTGCTTGAACAACTGAATCCGCAGGCGATCAGCAACATCGTCAAGACGTTGGATCAAGCGCTGACGGGAACAGACACCGTTATGCCGAGGCTGGCAGCCTCGACGACACTGTTGTCGGAGACGATTCTGAGTAGGTCGCCCGCCATCCGCAGCATCCTCGTCGATCTACAGACGATGGGCGCGGACATGGCTTGGGCCGGGCCCGGGATGGCAGCCGCTGGTCCCTTGTGGGACGAGGCAGGAATGTGGGGTGCTCTCATCGCCGATTCCATCGCCCGGCTGGCCCGTATCGGCACCATGCCGGACGACTACTTGCAAGGCAACGGCGTCGTGCCTTTCCTCGGCGAGGTCACGGAATATCTCAGCCGCATTGGACCCGACTTGCAAGAATTGGCACCAGCCGTTCAGCCGCTGGCGGACAGCGCGGCGATGTCCATGCCACAGATAGACATAAGTGATTTGATAGCACGTGCTCTCAGCGCGACTGGAGACAGTGCATTGAATGTGCGTATCGGCATCAAATAG
- a CDS encoding MlaD family protein → MMNLRVDAVVVSSRTRLTQFVTAAAVALVCLVPGCGFDPAAIPVPGTGISGDRYSIRIEFANTLNLPSQARVTVDGLRAGIVRDVAVIDAGKDNDGYVVVDVEIIESVRLPVGTTAELRQPTILGDVSIALITPEAGGGGLIAPGSTIDRGQTKPLLQVEDTMNVLATFVQGGGIQQAQEIINRVNSVLPADTRETASISEVLGADIEDLAQHLDAIDGLLGGLRASTDAVLSRTPELEYLLTDSGVDQAAASMTSMIGLITLYDGFTLLTDSLRWIGPLAQSGDAAARAFIPLLFTSRPLDLSAPSNLNKIIALLREKVIPFVEHGPKVNVTGLETAEGSPESEADRIAGILSALRMIGAVR, encoded by the coding sequence ATGATGAATCTGCGAGTAGACGCGGTGGTCGTTTCTTCCCGGACCCGCCTAACGCAATTCGTGACCGCGGCCGCTGTGGCACTTGTATGCCTTGTCCCCGGCTGCGGATTCGATCCAGCTGCGATTCCTGTCCCTGGGACTGGGATATCGGGGGACCGCTATAGTATCCGAATCGAGTTCGCCAATACGCTAAACCTGCCGTCACAAGCACGAGTGACGGTCGACGGTCTGCGTGCCGGAATTGTCCGTGATGTTGCGGTGATCGATGCCGGGAAAGATAACGACGGATATGTCGTGGTCGACGTGGAAATAATCGAATCGGTGCGGTTGCCTGTTGGAACTACGGCTGAGCTCCGCCAGCCGACCATTCTGGGTGACGTCTCCATAGCGTTGATCACCCCGGAGGCCGGCGGAGGTGGCCTCATCGCGCCGGGCTCCACAATCGATCGAGGACAAACTAAGCCGTTGCTTCAGGTTGAGGACACCATGAACGTCTTGGCGACCTTTGTCCAAGGGGGTGGAATACAGCAGGCTCAGGAGATCATCAACCGCGTGAACTCGGTGCTTCCGGCGGATACACGGGAGACTGCCTCGATCTCGGAAGTGCTGGGTGCCGATATCGAAGACTTGGCACAGCACCTGGATGCTATCGACGGCTTACTGGGTGGACTGCGGGCCAGTACCGATGCTGTCCTGAGCCGAACACCCGAATTGGAGTATCTGCTGACAGATTCTGGAGTGGATCAGGCGGCTGCGTCGATGACGTCCATGATCGGTTTGATCACACTGTACGATGGATTCACGCTACTGACAGATTCCCTCCGATGGATCGGTCCGCTGGCGCAGTCAGGCGACGCGGCTGCCCGTGCTTTTATACCACTCCTTTTCACGTCCCGTCCGTTGGACCTCTCAGCCCCGTCGAACTTGAACAAGATCATTGCGCTGTTGCGCGAAAAGGTCATTCCATTCGTGGAGCACGGACCGAAGGTTAATGTTACCGGCCTTGAGACTGCCGAAGGCTCTCCCGAATCCGAAGCCGACCGGATCGCTGGAATTCTATCGGCATTGCGGATGATCGGAGCAGTGCGATGA
- a CDS encoding alpha/beta fold hydrolase, producing MTIILAHGLALSHGSWEDVAQLVVTADPTVRVLAYDHRGHGQSQSAPASLELLADDLAAVISAYAPVGPIVLGGHSMGGMTLMALAERDNMVLEARVVGVAFVATGAGDILGRLMRRGFWSWLVSLALTVAPLLVIPSRPLLIVRQLTRAVLFGYRPFRHDLNRAVGQLASSNPRSVAQLTRSILSHDRYSALDRFDCRVVVFAGSRDLLTPVYHARAIHRRVPKSGLVIFPNSGHFLPYERRGEIAAHLLGLTMPMAYSDSDVA from the coding sequence GTGACAATCATCCTGGCACACGGGCTGGCGCTTTCTCATGGGAGCTGGGAAGACGTCGCACAACTCGTCGTCACGGCGGATCCCACCGTGCGTGTACTCGCCTATGACCATCGAGGACACGGGCAGTCGCAATCTGCTCCAGCGAGCCTGGAGCTTCTCGCCGACGATCTCGCTGCAGTCATCTCCGCATATGCACCCGTCGGCCCGATCGTGCTCGGCGGTCATTCCATGGGCGGAATGACATTGATGGCGTTGGCCGAACGCGACAACATGGTGCTCGAAGCGCGAGTCGTCGGCGTCGCGTTCGTGGCGACTGGAGCCGGAGATATCCTCGGACGACTGATGCGCCGCGGGTTCTGGTCATGGTTGGTATCGCTGGCGTTGACTGTGGCACCGCTTCTCGTGATCCCTTCCCGGCCGCTGCTCATCGTGCGACAGCTGACACGAGCCGTCTTGTTCGGGTACCGCCCATTCCGCCACGACCTGAACCGAGCGGTAGGGCAGCTGGCGAGCAGCAATCCTCGCAGTGTCGCACAGCTGACTCGTTCGATCCTGTCCCATGATCGCTACTCGGCACTGGATCGATTCGACTGCCGTGTCGTCGTATTCGCAGGTTCGCGCGATCTGTTGACTCCCGTTTATCACGCTCGTGCGATACACCGTCGCGTACCAAAGAGCGGCCTGGTCATCTTCCCGAACTCCGGGCACTTTCTACCCTATGAACGCCGCGGTGAGATTGCGGCCCACCTACTGGGATTGACAATGCCAATGGCGTACTCGGACAGCGACGTTGCATAG
- a CDS encoding ABC transporter permease, with protein sequence MAYSAVLGAASDIAGSKFQWREALYQSWYLITVTAIPAILMAVPFGVIVSVQVGNLIHQIGADSLLGAAGGLGVIKQGAPMATGLLLGAAGAAAIAADLGARNIREEIDAMRTMGISPMHRLVIPRMAAMILVAPMLNVLIIFVGVVAGYAVAVGPQGVTPGSYWGTFGSFTVMADIGVSIVKSVLFGFIVVMIACQRGLEAKGGPRGVADGVNAAVVLSVVSVAVVNLLVTQLVSMFLPTRLA encoded by the coding sequence ATGGCTTATTCAGCCGTGCTGGGTGCCGCGAGTGACATTGCCGGATCGAAGTTTCAGTGGCGTGAGGCGCTGTATCAATCCTGGTACTTGATTACGGTTACCGCAATTCCGGCGATCCTAATGGCCGTGCCATTCGGGGTTATCGTATCGGTTCAGGTCGGGAATCTGATCCATCAAATCGGCGCAGATTCACTGCTCGGTGCAGCTGGTGGTTTGGGGGTGATAAAACAGGGCGCCCCCATGGCGACAGGATTGTTGCTGGGCGCGGCTGGCGCGGCCGCGATCGCGGCCGACTTGGGCGCCCGCAACATCCGTGAAGAGATCGACGCCATGCGGACGATGGGCATAAGCCCTATGCATCGCCTCGTGATTCCTCGGATGGCGGCGATGATTCTCGTTGCACCGATGCTCAATGTTTTGATCATCTTCGTAGGGGTCGTCGCGGGATATGCAGTCGCGGTCGGTCCTCAGGGGGTAACGCCCGGCAGCTATTGGGGGACCTTCGGATCCTTCACCGTAATGGCGGATATCGGCGTGTCGATAGTCAAGTCTGTGCTGTTCGGCTTCATCGTCGTGATGATCGCGTGCCAACGGGGTCTTGAGGCCAAAGGTGGTCCACGTGGAGTAGCGGATGGCGTGAACGCGGCGGTTGTTCTCTCCGTCGTCTCTGTCGCTGTCGTGAATCTATTGGTCACTCAGTTGGTCTCAATGTTCCTTCCAACAAGGCTGGCATAG
- a CDS encoding ImmA/IrrE family metallo-endopeptidase, producing MITARPTAAQRRRCLQLLPSQCSVRFPLDTTAERLRFDAPHELGHLSIHCTHAVPHGREAEAAANQFASALLKHRDDVLSVGLRNPSVAQIIRAQARWNVSATALANRLHALGLITDWTYRAALVELGKRGFRSARPGSALVHESSQVLGEVLAGLRGQGMTVRDIAKSSVSLPKG from the coding sequence ATGATCACCGCGAGGCCGACCGCGGCGCAGAGACGTCGATGCCTTCAGCTTCTACCGTCGCAATGCTCCGTTCGTTTTCCCCTCGACACCACCGCCGAGCGGCTACGGTTCGATGCACCTCACGAGCTCGGGCACCTGAGTATTCACTGCACTCATGCTGTGCCGCACGGGCGCGAGGCAGAAGCTGCGGCGAATCAGTTCGCTAGCGCGTTGCTCAAGCATCGCGATGATGTTCTATCGGTGGGACTGCGAAACCCTAGCGTGGCGCAGATCATCCGTGCGCAGGCTCGATGGAACGTGTCCGCGACAGCGCTGGCGAACCGGCTGCATGCGCTGGGTTTGATAACTGACTGGACGTATCGCGCAGCGTTGGTGGAATTGGGCAAGCGCGGATTCCGCTCCGCGCGGCCAGGCTCGGCGCTTGTCCACGAATCGTCACAGGTGCTGGGTGAAGTGCTCGCCGGGCTGCGTGGGCAAGGGATGACGGTGCGCGACATTGCCAAGAGTTCGGTCTCACTCCCCAAGGGGTGA
- a CDS encoding MlaD family protein, whose product MVAVLTALSVAAAWTAGNAARGDNRMLVVLRTEKIGDGVGVGTPVQFDGVGIGAVTAIGSGDGAKQVTLMLDRANSSGLTDNLLVDYSPSNLFGISEVALKPGVGGAPLRDGAVIDLTGPRSDRQRDATMGVLIRTVAETTGSLLTPELTDVLVRVATAARQFTPLMEAIVVSGRNVAETRSVPVSELLEQYGSMLVGSASMIDGTVGLIYRLTTIEILNNQRELFDATVSVVGQRFFPALAGTLFTAQAHLSEYAVMLTPVLASGSRMVSTPAVSSMQLSEILSRLDRSFTSTPSGPELSIKLILDLVPAIAASSPGAFVPSPYFGGGR is encoded by the coding sequence ATGGTCGCAGTGCTGACGGCACTGTCAGTAGCGGCCGCTTGGACAGCTGGTAACGCCGCCCGCGGGGACAACCGAATGCTTGTGGTGTTGCGCACCGAGAAAATCGGAGACGGCGTCGGTGTGGGAACGCCGGTGCAGTTCGACGGTGTCGGCATCGGTGCCGTCACTGCCATCGGCTCAGGTGATGGGGCGAAACAGGTGACTTTGATGCTTGATCGAGCAAACTCGAGCGGGCTCACCGACAACCTTCTCGTAGACTACTCGCCGTCAAATCTTTTCGGTATCAGCGAGGTTGCGCTGAAACCGGGCGTTGGGGGCGCGCCCCTGCGAGACGGCGCAGTTATAGACCTGACGGGTCCTCGATCTGACAGGCAGCGAGATGCGACCATGGGTGTACTGATTCGGACAGTCGCCGAGACCACGGGAAGCCTTCTTACCCCGGAACTCACCGATGTGCTGGTGCGGGTTGCTACAGCGGCCCGCCAATTCACGCCACTCATGGAGGCGATTGTGGTATCCGGCCGGAACGTTGCTGAGACACGCTCTGTGCCGGTATCGGAGTTGCTGGAACAGTATGGCTCGATGCTCGTCGGCAGCGCATCGATGATCGACGGCACGGTAGGCCTGATATATCGGCTCACCACCATCGAGATTCTGAATAACCAACGCGAGCTATTCGACGCCACAGTCAGCGTAGTAGGCCAACGCTTCTTCCCCGCCCTCGCGGGAACACTATTCACGGCGCAGGCGCATCTGTCGGAGTACGCGGTAATGCTCACGCCGGTTCTTGCAAGTGGCAGCCGAATGGTTTCGACGCCTGCTGTTTCGAGCATGCAGCTCTCCGAGATACTGTCGCGGCTGGACCGGTCGTTCACGTCGACGCCTAGTGGCCCGGAACTGAGTATAAAATTGATCCTCGATCTAGTGCCCGCGATTGCGGCGTCCTCGCCGGGTGCATTCGTTCCGTCACCGTATTTCGGAGGTGGTCGATGA
- a CDS encoding SLC13 family permease: protein MSQPADSSSPVGEAEIPPDSAHTARRRWVGLGLGVLFAALMYWVLPDSLDTPARSTAAVATLMAIWWMTEAIPLPVTALVPLVAFPVLNVAPIGTRTLDPDDEGVTTGHLLGAAAPYADKIIFLFLGGFLLAAAMVRWGLHRRIALRTITMVGTQPVRLIAGFMLATAFISMWVSNTATAVMMLPIGVSVVMLTTRLGGGEGDPNFATALMLGIAYAASIGSLGTIIGTPPNGLLISNLAEEGITISFGQWMMFGVPIAAVFLVLAWFALTRVVFPPGLREIPGGRAAIEAQYRELGPMSRGEVTVAVVFVTTALAWILVPTLFGPDGVDALRSAIPLLTRVGDEVIAMTMAIALFIIPVGNGKRVMDWETAKGIPWGILLLFGGGLALANQIRVTGLGAWIGDGVAELGSVPTVLLVAAVAGLVLLLTELTSNTATTATFLPIIIAVAGGIGVDPMLLAVPVALAATSAFMLPVATPPNAVVFGSGHVRIGQMIRAGAVLNVIGMILITIAMFTLAGPILGVEY from the coding sequence ATGTCACAGCCAGCGGATTCCTCATCCCCGGTCGGCGAAGCGGAGATCCCGCCGGATTCGGCTCACACCGCGAGGCGGCGCTGGGTCGGGCTCGGGCTCGGCGTCTTGTTCGCCGCGCTCATGTATTGGGTGCTCCCGGACAGCCTCGACACCCCGGCCCGATCGACCGCGGCGGTCGCCACCCTGATGGCGATCTGGTGGATGACCGAGGCGATTCCGCTACCGGTCACCGCGTTGGTGCCGCTGGTGGCCTTCCCGGTCCTGAATGTCGCGCCGATCGGCACCCGCACCCTCGACCCCGACGATGAGGGCGTCACCACGGGGCATCTGCTCGGCGCGGCGGCACCCTACGCCGACAAGATCATCTTCCTGTTCCTCGGCGGCTTCCTGCTCGCCGCGGCGATGGTCCGCTGGGGCCTGCATCGCCGGATCGCGCTACGGACCATCACGATGGTCGGGACCCAGCCGGTGCGGCTGATCGCCGGTTTCATGCTGGCCACCGCCTTCATCTCGATGTGGGTGAGCAACACCGCCACCGCGGTGATGATGCTGCCGATCGGAGTGTCGGTGGTGATGCTGACGACTCGGCTCGGTGGCGGTGAAGGTGACCCGAACTTCGCGACCGCGCTGATGCTCGGTATCGCGTATGCCGCATCCATCGGCTCACTGGGCACCATCATCGGGACGCCACCCAACGGTCTGCTCATCTCCAACCTCGCCGAGGAGGGCATCACGATCTCCTTCGGTCAGTGGATGATGTTCGGGGTTCCGATCGCCGCGGTCTTCCTGGTGCTGGCCTGGTTCGCGCTCACCCGTGTGGTCTTTCCCCCTGGGCTGCGCGAGATTCCCGGCGGACGGGCGGCGATCGAGGCCCAGTATCGCGAACTCGGGCCGATGTCGCGGGGTGAGGTCACCGTCGCGGTCGTGTTCGTGACGACCGCCCTGGCCTGGATCCTGGTGCCCACGCTGTTCGGACCCGACGGGGTGGACGCCCTGCGGTCAGCGATTCCCCTGTTGACCAGGGTGGGCGATGAGGTGATCGCGATGACCATGGCCATCGCCCTGTTCATCATCCCGGTCGGGAACGGAAAACGGGTGATGGACTGGGAGACCGCCAAAGGCATCCCCTGGGGCATCCTGCTGCTGTTCGGCGGTGGGCTGGCGCTGGCCAACCAGATCCGGGTGACCGGGCTGGGTGCCTGGATCGGAGATGGCGTGGCCGAGCTCGGTTCGGTACCGACGGTGCTGTTGGTCGCCGCGGTGGCCGGCCTGGTTCTGCTGCTCACCGAACTGACCAGCAACACCGCCACCACCGCGACCTTCCTGCCGATCATCATCGCCGTAGCCGGCGGCATCGGGGTGGATCCGATGCTGTTGGCGGTCCCCGTCGCCTTGGCCGCCACCTCGGCGTTCATGCTGCCGGTCGCGACGCCGCCGAACGCGGTGGTCTTCGGCTCCGGCCATGTGCGAATCGGTCAGATGATCCGGGCTGGTGCGGTTTTGAACGTCATCGGGATGATCCTGATCACCATCGCCATGTTCACCCTGGCCGGGCCGATTCTGGGGGTCGAGTACTGA